Within the Gemmatimonadaceae bacterium genome, the region ATGATGTTGTGGTACATGTAGATGTCCGACTCGATGATCTCGCCCGAGCGCGGGTCGTTCACGTTAGGCCCGGTGGCGTTCTCGATCGTCGAGGGGAACCAGCGCACCACGGAGTAGCGCGCGTCCTCGGGCGACCAGTCGGGGTCGTTCTTCGGGGCGTCGGCGGCAACGATCCCGCGAATGAAGCCGGCCTCCTCGAAGGCGGGCTGCCAGGCCTCGATCCCCTTGCGCACGTACGGCTTGAGCCAGTCCGGCGTCGCCGGGTCGACGTAGTACGTGATTGGCTTCACCGGCTCCGACTTGGCGGCGCTGGGGTCCTTCTTCTCCAGGCGCCAGCGCACGATGTACTCACGTTCCTGCGCCCGCTGCTCGGGGCGCGAGTAGTCGAGGTTACTGATGGAGAAGTAGCCCGTGCGCTTGTCGGCGAGGCGCGGCAGCATGGGGACGTCGGGGAGCTTCACCATGCTCCAGTGCATCACCAGCGACGCCGTCCCAGTGGCCGCCGGGGCAAACGGGTTCGCCTGCGCGGGGGCTGCGCCTGGCGGCGCGGCGATGGTCAGGATCGCCTCGACCTCGACGTTGGTCGGGAAGGAGAGGACCTTCTCGATGAAGGAGCGCGTGGGGTCGGGGGCGCCGCGGAACTGCGCCCCGGGGCCGATCTCGCTCGGCGGGGCCGTGTACAGGCGCGTCACGTCGATCACCGCCGAGCTGTCGGGGCCGTAAGCGTCGACGTTGAAGGCGGCGAGGATGAGGTCGAAGTTCGAGTTGCGCACCGCGCCGGCGATGGGCGTCGTCGAGTCGGCCACCGTCTCGAACGAGACGTTGCGGAGCAGGACGCGATTGTCGCGACGTTCCCAGCGCACCACGCGGCGCGGCCCCACCTGCTGGCCGCCGTAGCCGGCGTTGACCGGAACGCGCGCGGCGCGCGCCACGAGGAGGAGGTCCTTGTTCAGCGCCCGCCGGGGAATCTCGAACAGGACGCGCGAGCCGATGCGATGCGTCTTGAAGAGTCCATCGCGGGTGATCGCGTTGGGGGTGACGACGCGATTGTATGGGCGCGGCTGCGCCTCCGTGGGGCCGGCGCCGGGCCCCTGCGCGCGCGCGCTATCGCCGGGCTGCTGCGCGCCCGGTGCACCTGACGGCTGCCCGGGCACGCCCGGGGGAGTGCCAGCGTTGGGGCGCGGCGCGTTGGCGGGGCGCGGCGCTGGTGCGGTGGTCGGGGGAGCCGTCTTGCACGCCCCAAGGGCGAGCAGCGGGAGGAGCGTCGCCCCGAGGACGACGGTCGATCGCGACAACGACGAACGCGACATGGAGTGCCTGGCTCGAGGGCCTGACGAATGGTGAATCGAGCGGCGAAGCCCGGTGTGCTTCCGGGACACACGCAGAACGGCGCCCCGGCGTCCATAACCTACGCCGAGCCGCCGTCAGGCGCTGCCCCGTTGTTGCGGCGCCGCTCCCCCGCTCGCGGGGTTGCGGTCCCGATGTCGCCGGGCTGCTGTTGTGAACTACTTGGGAATGGCGACGTAGTCGACGCGCCCGGCGTTGAAGCGCGGCACGGCGACGCGCTGGCGCCTGGTGTCGACGCCGATGTCGGCCGGCGCCTCCATCCCCCCCTTCACCCGGGTCACGGCGCCGTTGGCGACCAGCGACAGCGACGAATCGGCCCAACTGGTGACGAGGATGCGCCCGTCGGCCAGCACCTCCACGCCGTCGTAGCTCCCCGGGCCCGTGGCGAGCTTGGTGACGCCCTGCTCCCCCGGCTTCCATGCGGTGATGTCGGGGCCACCAAAGCCCGCCAGGATGAAGCGCGCGTTGGCGGCGTCCCAGGCAATGCCGTTGGGGCGCGCAAGGAGCGAGTCGCCCTCGAGGGCAACGCGGGCCTTGCCGCCGGCGATGGCAAAGATCCGATCCTTGCCGGGGTGCGACATCTCGCCTGTCGCCGAGAAGCGGATCCCGGTGTCGGTCACGTAGACGGTGCCGTCAGCCGCAATGGCGACGTCGTTCAGGAAGGTGGCTCCCATCCCCGAGAGGTCGATCGCGGCGATCGCCGCCCCGCTGTTCTTGTCGAAGGCGCGCACCACATCGATGTCGGCCACCCAGAGCGTGTCGCCGGCCACGGCCATCCCCTTGGGGGCGTTGAGCGCGACTCCCTTCACCCCGCCGCGCACCAGGTCGATGCTCGCCGCGGAATTGCCGGCGTCGAGACGCACGATGAAGCCGTTGTTGTCCTTCTGGTTGGGGTTCCCGTCGATGTTGGAGACGAAGTACGCGTCCAGCGCGGCGTCGTAGCGCACGCTCTCCGGGACCTTGAGCCCCTCGGTCGACGGTGGGACGGCGCTGTCGGCGGCTTGCATTGTCGTCGCCGTCGCCGCGGTCGCCGCGCTGTCCGACGTCTTGGGTGCCTCGCCGCCGCAGCCGGCGAGGAGGATGCCAAACGAACCGAGGGCCAGCCGGCGCATCGCGCGCGACTGGGCGCCGGACAAAACGAATCGGGACATGGGATGGCTCCTGGGCGATGGACGAGCGGCCGCGGCGTGCACCGCGAGGGCGCGGTGGAGGGAGGATAATGTTGCGCGCGCGGTGGGGGGATTGGGACGGGAGTTGGGAGGTGCGCGCGGGGAGGGTGGTGGGGTGGGGGAGTCACACTACTGGGGGAGCGTCACACGGTAGCCCCCCGTCGCCCTCCCTTCCGTTGCGGAGCGATGGAGGGGCGGCCACATTCGCCGCCGTGAGTCATACTGTTATCCCCCCCGACGACGCAGGGCGTGCGGCGACGCCGGACGTGGCGCGGCATCGCTATCCCGATTCGCCCGTCTTCTACCGGTCGCTCACGCGCGAGTACCCGCTGGCGGTTCGCGCCGGCGGGTGCTGGATCGAGGACGCCGAGGGGAAGCGCTACCTGGATGCGGTGGGCGGCGCCTTTGTTGCCAATATCGGGCACGGCGTCGCCGAGATCGGCGAGGCGATGGCGGCGCAGGCGAGCAAGGTGGCGTACGTCAACGGAACGGCGTTCACCAACGAGGCGGTGGAAGGGCTCGCCGCGCGCCTGGTCGAGCGGACGCCCGCCTTGGGGAAGGCTTACATCCTTGGCAGCGGCTCCGAGGCGGTGGAGGCGGCACTCAAGCTGGCGCGCCAGTACTGGATCGAGCGCGGTCGGCCGGGGAAGCACAAGGTCATTGCCCTGTCGCCGGGCTATCACGGTAACACGATGCTCGCCCTCTCGGCGTCGGCGCGCGAACACTATCGTCGCTTCTGGCGGGAGTGGCTGGTCGACGTGCGCCGCATTCCGGCGCCGTATGCCTATAGATGCGCTTGCGATGGGGCGAGCGACTGCCCTGCGTGCACCGGTGACGCGCTGGAGTCCGCGATCCTGGAAGAGGGGGCGGATCGTGTCGCCGCGTTCATACTGGAGCCGGTGGGGGGGAGTTCGACCGGGGCGAACGTTCCGCGCGAGGGCTACCTGCAGCGCGTGCGCGAGATCTGCACGCGCCACGACGTGCTGCTGGTGGCCGACGAGGTGTTGTGCGGGGCGGGGCGCACGGGGACGTGGACGGCGATCGAGCAGTGGGGCGTCGTTCCCGACATCCTCACGTTAGGCAAGGGGATCGGCGGTGGCTACGCGCCGGTGAGCGCCGTGCTGGCGCGCGACGCCGTGGTCGATGTCATTGCGCGGGGGAGCGGCTACCTGCAGCATGCGCAGACCTTCTCGCATCATGCGGTGACGTGCGCGGCGGCGGTGGCCACGCTCGACTACCTGCAGACGCACCGCCTGGTCGAGCGCTGCGCCGCGATGGCTCCGGTGTTTCACCGGGCACTGCAGCGGCTGCGTGCTGTTGCTTGTGTGGGCGATGTCCGCGGGAGGGGGTTGCTGGTCGGCGTCGAGTTCGTCGCCAACACGGGGACGCGCGCCCCCTTCGGCCGGCAGTTGCAATTCGCCGAACGCTTCACGCGCGCCGCGCAACGCGAGGGGCTCATCGTGTGGCCCAACGTGGGACACGCCGACGGGACCAACGGCGACCTCGTGATGCTGGCGCCGCCCTTCACCATCACCGAGGGGGAGATCGACGAACTCGTCGCGCGCTTCGAACGCGCGCTGGAGGCCGTCGCCTCGCACCCGACGCCGTCGTGAGTTGGCCGGCGAGCGGCGCCGCCCCGTCGCAGTCATCGCTTCACGCATCATCTCCACCAGGCAGCGTGCCATGACCGATCGCAACTACCCGCACATCGTCACCCCGCCACCGGGCCCCAGGTCGAAAGCAGTCGTCGACCGCGACGCCGCGTGGACGTCGCAGTGCTACATCAAGGAGTACCCGCTGGCCGTTGCACGTGGCGAGGGCGTGATGATCGAGGACCTGGACGGCAATCGCTACCTCGACTTCATGGCGGGAATCGCGGTCGCGTCCACGGGATACGGCCACCCGCACGTGGTGAAGGCCATCCAGGAGGCGGCGGCGAAGTTCCTCCACATCTGCGGGAGCGACTTCTACTACGAAGGGATGGCGGCGCTGTGCGAGCGGCTGGCCAAGGTGGCGCCCGGCCCCACGAAGAAGCGCGTCTTCCTCACCAACTCGGGGACCGAGGCGACCGAGGGCGCGATCAAGCTCGCGCGCTATGCCACGCACCGCACGGCGATCATCGCCTTCAAGGGGGCGTTCCATGGGCGCAGCACCGGCGCGGTGAGCCTCACGTCGAGCAAGATGCGGCAGCACGCCGGCTTTGGACCGCTGCTGCCGGACGTGCATCACGTGGACTACGCGTATCGCTATCGCTGTCGCCACTGTGCCAACGAGCCGGCTTGCACCAAGGGGTGCGTGACGTCCATCGAGCACGACCTTTTCGCGCGCCACCTCGATCCGCACGACGTGGCGGCGATCTTCGTCGAGCCCATCCAGGGAGAAGGGGGCTACGTCATCCCGCCCCCCGGCTTCCTCACCGAGCTGCGTCACTTGTGCGACAAGTACGGCATCCTTCTGGTGTTCGACGAGGTGCAGAGTGGCGTGGGACGCACGGGGAAGATGTTCGCCTGCGAACACGAAGGGGTGGAGCCCGACGTGCTGCTGACGGCCAAGGGGCTCGGCTCCGGGATGCCCATTGGGGCGATGATCGTGCGCGAGACCGTGGACAAGTGGCGGAATGGAGCGCACGGCTCGACGTTTGGCGGGAACCCTGTGTGCTGTGCCGCGGCGCTGGCCACGCTGGATGTGGTGGAGCAGTCGGCGATGGCTAATGCTGCGGTGCAGGGCGCACGGCTGCTGGCGGGGGCGCAGGCGCTCATGGCGAAGCATGCGTGCATCGGCGACGTGCGCGGCGTGGGGCTGATGGTGGGGATCGAGTTCGTGAAGGATCGCGCCACGCGCGAGCCGGACGGGATCCTCGTGCAGCGTATCGTCGAGCTGGCGTTCGCTCGCGGGCTGCTCCTGCTGGGCGCTGGAAAGAGCGCGTTGCGGCTGGCGCCGCCGCTGGTCATCGACGCGTTCGACATCGAGCGCGGGCTGGCGATGCTGGACCAGTGCATTGCCGATGCGGTGAAGGGGTGAGAGCAATGAGCGGCGCGGGGAAGGTCGTCTCGATGCGCGACGCGATCGCCGCGCACGTGCATGATGGCGACACCCTCGTTATCGAGGGGTTCACGCACCTCATCTGCTTCGCCGCCGCGCACGAGATCATCCGGCAACGGCGGCGCAACCTCACGCTGTGCCGTCTCACGCCCGACGTCATCTACGACCAGATGATCTCGGCAGGCTGCGCGTCCACGCTCGTCTTTTCGTGGGCCGGAAACCCGGGGGCCGGCTCGCTGCATGCTTTCCGGCGCGCCGTCGAGGCCAGGCCGCCGACGCTGGCCATCGAGGAGTACTCGCACTTCGGGATGGTCGCCCGGTTCTGTGCTGGCGCGGCGCGCCTCCCCTTCTGGCCGCTCGACGACTACCAGGGGACCGACCTCCCGGCCGCCAACCCGCGCATCCGCCAGGTGACCTGCCCCTACACCGGGAAAGCGCTCGCCACCGTCCCCGCGCTCAATCCCGACGTCTCCATCATCCATGCCCAGCGCGCCGACGCGGAGGGGAACACGCAGGCCTGGGGGCTGCTCGGCGTGCAGAAGGAGGCGGCGTTCGCGTCGCGGCGCGTGATCGTCGTCGTGGAGGAACTGGTGGAGTCGTCGGTCATCCGCGCCGATCCCAATCGCACCATCATCCCGGGAATGATCGTCGACGCGGTGGTGGTGGAGCCGTGGGGGGCGCATCCGTCGTACGCGCAGGGGTTCTACGACCGCGACAACGCGTTCTACGTGGCGTGGGAGGAGGTGTCGCGCGACCCGTTGCGGCTGGCGGCGTACCTCGACGAGTGGGTGCATGGCGTCGCCGACCGGCGCGAGTACATGGTGCGCCACGGAGCCCTGCGCGAGCAACTGGCGGCGCGAGCGGCGATGAGCGGGGAGGTGTCGTATGGGTACTGACGGAGAGCGAGACGGGGGACGGGGGACGGGAAACGGGAGGGCGCCGCTGCGCGGCGCGGATTCGACAGCGTCTCCTGTCGCGGGGTCTCCTCGGCCGTACTCCAACGCCGAACTCATGGCGTGTGTGGCCGCGCGCGAGCTGCGCGATGGGGAGGTTGTCTTCGTGGGGATCGGGCTCCCCAACCTCGCGTGCAACCTTGCGCGGGCAACGCATGCACCGCGCCTCACGCTCATCTACGAGTCGGGGGCCATCGGGGCGCAGCCCGAGCGGTTGCCGGTCTCGATCGGCGATCCGTCGCTGGTGACGGGATCGCTCATGGTGTGCGGGATGGCCGACGTCTTCCAGCTCTTCCTGCAGAACGGGCGCATCGAGGTCGGTTTCCAGGGCGGGGCGCAGGTCGATCGCTTCGGGAACATCAACACCACGGCCATTGGCGACTACTCGTCGCCCACGGTGCGCCTGCCGGGGAGCGGTGGGGCGGCGGAGATCGCGATTCATGCGCGGCGCACGCTCATCATCGCCAGGCTCAGTGCGCGCGCCTTCCCTGAGCGGGTCGACTTCATCACGTCGCCCGGGCATCGCGCGCGCGGTGGGAGTCGCGCCGAGCTGGGGATTCCCGGTGCCGGCCCCACGCGGGTCATCACCGACAAGGGGATCCTTGCCGCCAACGCGGAGACGGGGGAGTTGGAGCTGGCGGCGCTCTATCCCGGCGTCTCCGTCGACGAGGTGCGGCGCGGGGTGGGGTGGCCGTTGGCGGTGCGGGCCACGCTGGACGCGGTGGCGCCGCCAGGCGAACGCGAGTTGCAGCTGCTGCGCGAG harbors:
- a CDS encoding zinc-dependent metalloprotease; the protein is MSRSSLSRSTVVLGATLLPLLALGACKTAPPTTAPAPRPANAPRPNAGTPPGVPGQPSGAPGAQQPGDSARAQGPGAGPTEAQPRPYNRVVTPNAITRDGLFKTHRIGSRVLFEIPRRALNKDLLLVARAARVPVNAGYGGQQVGPRRVVRWERRDNRVLLRNVSFETVADSTTPIAGAVRNSNFDLILAAFNVDAYGPDSSAVIDVTRLYTAPPSEIGPGAQFRGAPDPTRSFIEKVLSFPTNVEVEAILTIAAPPGAAPAQANPFAPAATGTASLVMHWSMVKLPDVPMLPRLADKRTGYFSISNLDYSRPEQRAQEREYIVRWRLEKKDPSAAKSEPVKPITYYVDPATPDWLKPYVRKGIEAWQPAFEEAGFIRGIVAADAPKNDPDWSPEDARYSVVRWFPSTIENATGPNVNDPRSGEIIESDIYMYHNIMTLQRAWYFTQVAHLDPRARQWPFPDSLMGRLVEFVVAHEVGHTLGLQHDQKGSSTYPVDSVRSRTWVARMGHSPSIMDYSRFNYTAQPEDGIPLSDLIPRIGPYDKYIIRWGYSPIPSARTSDDEWATLDRWSREQDTVPWYRFNMSDSRGADPGDHSEAVGDADAVKATGWGMKSIKQIVPLLVPATVRDGQNYDDLTLLYGRLIGQWATELTHVADVVGGTQAQEKYAGQAGPRYVPNSRQQQKDAVKFLNENAFATPTYFLVDDILRKIEVEGAIRRINQSQTRILGSLFNDRRLERLIEFDAMAKPGESYSLAEMAADVRNGIWSELTGGNVRIDAYRRELQRSYLAAVEAKINPRPVQLPAGLPAQFAAQFAGARATSDIKAIFRAELRALDAQLAASAGRATDRTTRAHLDDARAQIKKILDPED
- a CDS encoding SMP-30/gluconolactonase/LRE family protein, whose amino-acid sequence is MSRFVLSGAQSRAMRRLALGSFGILLAGCGGEAPKTSDSAATAATATTMQAADSAVPPSTEGLKVPESVRYDAALDAYFVSNIDGNPNQKDNNGFIVRLDAGNSAASIDLVRGGVKGVALNAPKGMAVAGDTLWVADIDVVRAFDKNSGAAIAAIDLSGMGATFLNDVAIAADGTVYVTDTGIRFSATGEMSHPGKDRIFAIAGGKARVALEGDSLLARPNGIAWDAANARFILAGFGGPDITAWKPGEQGVTKLATGPGSYDGVEVLADGRILVTSWADSSLSLVANGAVTRVKGGMEAPADIGVDTRRQRVAVPRFNAGRVDYVAIPK
- a CDS encoding aspartate aminotransferase family protein, producing the protein MSHTVIPPDDAGRAATPDVARHRYPDSPVFYRSLTREYPLAVRAGGCWIEDAEGKRYLDAVGGAFVANIGHGVAEIGEAMAAQASKVAYVNGTAFTNEAVEGLAARLVERTPALGKAYILGSGSEAVEAALKLARQYWIERGRPGKHKVIALSPGYHGNTMLALSASAREHYRRFWREWLVDVRRIPAPYAYRCACDGASDCPACTGDALESAILEEGADRVAAFILEPVGGSSTGANVPREGYLQRVREICTRHDVLLVADEVLCGAGRTGTWTAIEQWGVVPDILTLGKGIGGGYAPVSAVLARDAVVDVIARGSGYLQHAQTFSHHAVTCAAAVATLDYLQTHRLVERCAAMAPVFHRALQRLRAVACVGDVRGRGLLVGVEFVANTGTRAPFGRQLQFAERFTRAAQREGLIVWPNVGHADGTNGDLVMLAPPFTITEGEIDELVARFERALEAVASHPTPS
- a CDS encoding acetyl ornithine aminotransferase family protein; this encodes MTDRNYPHIVTPPPGPRSKAVVDRDAAWTSQCYIKEYPLAVARGEGVMIEDLDGNRYLDFMAGIAVASTGYGHPHVVKAIQEAAAKFLHICGSDFYYEGMAALCERLAKVAPGPTKKRVFLTNSGTEATEGAIKLARYATHRTAIIAFKGAFHGRSTGAVSLTSSKMRQHAGFGPLLPDVHHVDYAYRYRCRHCANEPACTKGCVTSIEHDLFARHLDPHDVAAIFVEPIQGEGGYVIPPPGFLTELRHLCDKYGILLVFDEVQSGVGRTGKMFACEHEGVEPDVLLTAKGLGSGMPIGAMIVRETVDKWRNGAHGSTFGGNPVCCAAALATLDVVEQSAMANAAVQGARLLAGAQALMAKHACIGDVRGVGLMVGIEFVKDRATREPDGILVQRIVELAFARGLLLLGAGKSALRLAPPLVIDAFDIERGLAMLDQCIADAVKG
- a CDS encoding CoA transferase subunit A, with protein sequence MSGAGKVVSMRDAIAAHVHDGDTLVIEGFTHLICFAAAHEIIRQRRRNLTLCRLTPDVIYDQMISAGCASTLVFSWAGNPGAGSLHAFRRAVEARPPTLAIEEYSHFGMVARFCAGAARLPFWPLDDYQGTDLPAANPRIRQVTCPYTGKALATVPALNPDVSIIHAQRADAEGNTQAWGLLGVQKEAAFASRRVIVVVEELVESSVIRADPNRTIIPGMIVDAVVVEPWGAHPSYAQGFYDRDNAFYVAWEEVSRDPLRLAAYLDEWVHGVADRREYMVRHGALREQLAARAAMSGEVSYGY